A single genomic interval of Antechinus flavipes isolate AdamAnt ecotype Samford, QLD, Australia chromosome 1, AdamAnt_v2, whole genome shotgun sequence harbors:
- the PAGR1 gene encoding PAXIP1-associated glutamate-rich protein 1 produces the protein MESVAVTNAALEPGEGEVTSGLEALAVEDPAGAPSRTDPTQEAEEEERERAREEVQVEVEGEEPALEEAQVEPAGTSEEEEEDEENEGKKDWCVPCSDEELELPQDGEPWMPPPAEIRKLYELLASHGTLELQAEILPRRPPTPEVQSEEEKSDEEPEAEEEEEEKPHVPTEFDFDDEPMTPKNSLIDRRRTPGSSARSQKREARLDKVLSDMKRHKKLEEQILRTGRDLFSLDSEDPSPSSTPVRPTGGGLFLRQRKY, from the exons ATGGAGTCCGTAGCAGTGACCAATGCAGCGTTGGAGCCCGGGGAAGGGGAGGTGACGTCTGGCCTGGAGGCTTTGGCTGTGGAGGACCCCGCCGGGGCCCCTTCCCGGACTGACCCAACTcaggaggcagaggaggaggaaagggaaagagccAGAGAAGAAGTCCAGGTGGAGGTGGAAGGGGAGGAGCCTGCCCTCGAAGAGGCACAGGTAGAACCAGCAGGTACATccgaggaggaggaagaagacgaagaaaatgaagggaaaaaagactGGTGTGTGCCTTGCAGTGACGAAGAGCTAGAGTTACCCCAGGATGGAGAGCCCTGGATGCCACCCCCTGCTGAAATTCGAAAACTCTATGAGCTGCTGGCCAGCCATGGGACTCTGGAGCTCCAGGCGGAGATCCTACCCCGCAGACCTCCCACGCCCGAGGTCCAGAGTGAAGAGGAGAAATCCGATGAAGAGCCTGAggcggaggaggaggaagaggaaaa ACCTCATGTACCCACAGAGTTTGACTTTGATGATGAGCCGATGACGCCCAAGAATTCCCTGATTGACAGAAGACGTACCCCAG GGAGCTCGGCCCGGAGTCAGAAGCGCGAGGCCCGCCTCGATAAGGTTCTCTCCGACATGAAGCGGCACAAGAAGCTGGAAGAGCAGATCCTCAGGACGGGCCGAGATCTCTTCAGCCTAGACTCAGAAGACCCCTCGCCTTCGAGCACTCCCGTCCGACCGACCGGAGGAGGGCTCTTCTTGAGACAGAGGAAATATTGA
- the PRRT2 gene encoding proline-rich transmembrane protein 2 isoform X2, giving the protein MGGEAIECRGAGAARTRRGGRKEGEPLPRSLSSSLPRSLAPRLLQRRRQEQPPGLWEKKSRISCCCSLPSPPPHCPIPPFSHLKMASSGSEGTEMKGDEEGTSAQGEGPGTTTPGAQTTCPQTPAGAQDITETPQMVPDSIRPSAGSPEVGTSPEQATKTSEAPEGTPNPVKNTDSIPDPGSSLAEQTPGVDSHPPTTPETHKESVSAPEGSKEPPQEDSKEPPQEGSKESAPILEVNKEPSEAPQGAKQEPVSDLRPASQPTSPVQKATPEDLTGDLIEKQENGAVMPMKAGEEDKGTSPQPHSPPPPKGPPANGAPPKVLQQLVDEERGVGGHGAKPGSPRGSLSRHPSSLLGGPGVEGGEGTPKPRDYIIIAILSCFCPMWPVNIVAFAYAIMSRNSLQQGDVDGAHRLGRVAKLLSIVALVGGILIIIASCVINFGLFK; this is encoded by the exons ATGGGAGGGGAGGCGATAGAGTGCAGGGGGGCGGGGGCGGCGCGCACAAGgcggggtggaaggaaggagggggagccGCTGCCTCGCTCGCTCTCTAGCTCGCTGCCTCGCTCGCTTGCTCCCCGGCTGCTGCAGCGGCGGCGGCAAGAGCAGCCCCCGGGGCTCTGGGAAAAGAAGAGCAG GATCTCCTGTTGctgttctctcccctccccacccccccactgtcctatccctcctttctcccatctcAAGATGGCATCCAGTGGCTCTGAAGGGACAGAGATGAAGGGGGATGAGGAGGGTACCTCAGCCCAAGGCGAAGGGCCTGGAACCACCACTCCTGGAGCACAGACTACCTGTCCCCAGACTCCAGCTGGGGCCCAGGACATCACAGAAACCCCCCAAATGGTTCCAGATTCCATCAGACCATCAGCTGGTAGCCCAGAAGTGGGGACCTCCCCTGAACAGGCAACAAAAACTTCAGAGGCACCAGAAGGGACCCCAAACCCAGTCAAGAATACAGACTCCATACCAGACCCAGGAAGTTCATTAGCAGAACAGACCCCTGGAGTAGACTCCCACCCTCCAACAACACCAGAAACCCACAAAGAGTCTGTGTCAGCCCCAGAAGGGAGCAAAGAGCCACCCCAAGAAGACAGCAAAGAGCCACCCCAAGAAGGGAGCAAAGAGTCTGCCCCAATCCTAGAAGTCAACAAAGAACCTTCAGAGGCACCACAGGGGGCCAAGCAGGAACCAGTCTCTGACCTCAGGCCAGCCTCCCAGCCAACATCTCCTGTCCAAAAGGCAACACCTGAGGACCTAACGGGGGACCTGATAGAGAAACAAGAGAATGGGGCGGTAATGCCCATGAAGGCTGGAGAGGAGGACAAAGGCACAAGTCCTCAGCCCCACTCCCCTCCACCACCCAAAGGCCCTCCAGCCAATGGGGCACCCCCAAAGGTCCTCCAGCAATTGGTAGATGAGGAGAGGGGAGTTGGGGGGCATGGTGCAAAGCCTGGCTCCCCCAGAGGCAGTCTGAGCCGCCACCCCAGCTCCCTGCTGGGGGGGCCGGGAGTGGAGGGGGGTGAAGGGACCCCAAAGCCACGTGACTACATCATCATCGCCATCCTATCCTGCTTCTGCCCCATGTGGCCAGTCAACATTGTGGCCTTTGCTTATGCCATCATG TCTCGGAACAGTCTGCAGCAGGGTGATGTGGATGGAGCTCATCGCTTGGGACGGGTGGCCAAGCTATTGAGTATCGTAGCATTGGTGGGCGGGATCCTCATCATCATTGCCTCCTGTGTCATCAACTTTGGAT TATTTAAATGA
- the PRRT2 gene encoding proline-rich transmembrane protein 2 isoform X3, giving the protein MASSGSEGTEMKGDEEGTSAQGEGPGTTTPGAQTTCPQTPAGAQDITETPQMVPDSIRPSAGSPEVGTSPEQATKTSEAPEGTPNPVKNTDSIPDPGSSLAEQTPGVDSHPPTTPETHKESVSAPEGSKEPPQEDSKEPPQEGSKESAPILEVNKEPSEAPQGAKQEPVSDLRPASQPTSPVQKATPEDLTGDLIEKQENGAVMPMKAGEEDKGTSPQPHSPPPPKGPPANGAPPKVLQQLVDEERGVGGHGAKPGSPRGSLSRHPSSLLGGPGVEGGEGTPKPRDYIIIAILSCFCPMWPVNIVAFAYAIMSRNSLQQGDVDGAHRLGRVAKLLSIVALVGGILIIIASCVINFGCEYELELVGEWRWGWRRRLGEWWVIMVEPRSF; this is encoded by the exons ATGGCATCCAGTGGCTCTGAAGGGACAGAGATGAAGGGGGATGAGGAGGGTACCTCAGCCCAAGGCGAAGGGCCTGGAACCACCACTCCTGGAGCACAGACTACCTGTCCCCAGACTCCAGCTGGGGCCCAGGACATCACAGAAACCCCCCAAATGGTTCCAGATTCCATCAGACCATCAGCTGGTAGCCCAGAAGTGGGGACCTCCCCTGAACAGGCAACAAAAACTTCAGAGGCACCAGAAGGGACCCCAAACCCAGTCAAGAATACAGACTCCATACCAGACCCAGGAAGTTCATTAGCAGAACAGACCCCTGGAGTAGACTCCCACCCTCCAACAACACCAGAAACCCACAAAGAGTCTGTGTCAGCCCCAGAAGGGAGCAAAGAGCCACCCCAAGAAGACAGCAAAGAGCCACCCCAAGAAGGGAGCAAAGAGTCTGCCCCAATCCTAGAAGTCAACAAAGAACCTTCAGAGGCACCACAGGGGGCCAAGCAGGAACCAGTCTCTGACCTCAGGCCAGCCTCCCAGCCAACATCTCCTGTCCAAAAGGCAACACCTGAGGACCTAACGGGGGACCTGATAGAGAAACAAGAGAATGGGGCGGTAATGCCCATGAAGGCTGGAGAGGAGGACAAAGGCACAAGTCCTCAGCCCCACTCCCCTCCACCACCCAAAGGCCCTCCAGCCAATGGGGCACCCCCAAAGGTCCTCCAGCAATTGGTAGATGAGGAGAGGGGAGTTGGGGGGCATGGTGCAAAGCCTGGCTCCCCCAGAGGCAGTCTGAGCCGCCACCCCAGCTCCCTGCTGGGGGGGCCGGGAGTGGAGGGGGGTGAAGGGACCCCAAAGCCACGTGACTACATCATCATCGCCATCCTATCCTGCTTCTGCCCCATGTGGCCAGTCAACATTGTGGCCTTTGCTTATGCCATCATG TCTCGGAACAGTCTGCAGCAGGGTGATGTGGATGGAGCTCATCGCTTGGGACGGGTGGCCAAGCTATTGAGTATCGTAGCATTGGTGGGCGGGATCCTCATCATCATTGCCTCCTGTGTCATCAACTTTGGATGTGAGTATGAACTTGAGTTGGTTGGGGAGTGGAGATGGGGATGGAGAAGAAGGTTGGGTGAGTGGTGGGTGATTATGGTAGAACCCAGAAGTTTTTAG
- the PRRT2 gene encoding proline-rich transmembrane protein 2 isoform X1, with the protein MGGEAIECRGAGAARTRRGGRKEGEPLPRSLSSSLPRSLAPRLLQRRRQEQPPGLWEKKSRISCCCSLPSPPPHCPIPPFSHLKMASSGSEGTEMKGDEEGTSAQGEGPGTTTPGAQTTCPQTPAGAQDITETPQMVPDSIRPSAGSPEVGTSPEQATKTSEAPEGTPNPVKNTDSIPDPGSSLAEQTPGVDSHPPTTPETHKESVSAPEGSKEPPQEDSKEPPQEGSKESAPILEVNKEPSEAPQGAKQEPVSDLRPASQPTSPVQKATPEDLTGDLIEKQENGAVMPMKAGEEDKGTSPQPHSPPPPKGPPANGAPPKVLQQLVDEERGVGGHGAKPGSPRGSLSRHPSSLLGGPGVEGGEGTPKPRDYIIIAILSCFCPMWPVNIVAFAYAIMSRNSLQQGDVDGAHRLGRVAKLLSIVALVGGILIIIASCVINFGCEYELELVGEWRWGWRRRLGEWWVIMVEPRSF; encoded by the exons ATGGGAGGGGAGGCGATAGAGTGCAGGGGGGCGGGGGCGGCGCGCACAAGgcggggtggaaggaaggagggggagccGCTGCCTCGCTCGCTCTCTAGCTCGCTGCCTCGCTCGCTTGCTCCCCGGCTGCTGCAGCGGCGGCGGCAAGAGCAGCCCCCGGGGCTCTGGGAAAAGAAGAGCAG GATCTCCTGTTGctgttctctcccctccccacccccccactgtcctatccctcctttctcccatctcAAGATGGCATCCAGTGGCTCTGAAGGGACAGAGATGAAGGGGGATGAGGAGGGTACCTCAGCCCAAGGCGAAGGGCCTGGAACCACCACTCCTGGAGCACAGACTACCTGTCCCCAGACTCCAGCTGGGGCCCAGGACATCACAGAAACCCCCCAAATGGTTCCAGATTCCATCAGACCATCAGCTGGTAGCCCAGAAGTGGGGACCTCCCCTGAACAGGCAACAAAAACTTCAGAGGCACCAGAAGGGACCCCAAACCCAGTCAAGAATACAGACTCCATACCAGACCCAGGAAGTTCATTAGCAGAACAGACCCCTGGAGTAGACTCCCACCCTCCAACAACACCAGAAACCCACAAAGAGTCTGTGTCAGCCCCAGAAGGGAGCAAAGAGCCACCCCAAGAAGACAGCAAAGAGCCACCCCAAGAAGGGAGCAAAGAGTCTGCCCCAATCCTAGAAGTCAACAAAGAACCTTCAGAGGCACCACAGGGGGCCAAGCAGGAACCAGTCTCTGACCTCAGGCCAGCCTCCCAGCCAACATCTCCTGTCCAAAAGGCAACACCTGAGGACCTAACGGGGGACCTGATAGAGAAACAAGAGAATGGGGCGGTAATGCCCATGAAGGCTGGAGAGGAGGACAAAGGCACAAGTCCTCAGCCCCACTCCCCTCCACCACCCAAAGGCCCTCCAGCCAATGGGGCACCCCCAAAGGTCCTCCAGCAATTGGTAGATGAGGAGAGGGGAGTTGGGGGGCATGGTGCAAAGCCTGGCTCCCCCAGAGGCAGTCTGAGCCGCCACCCCAGCTCCCTGCTGGGGGGGCCGGGAGTGGAGGGGGGTGAAGGGACCCCAAAGCCACGTGACTACATCATCATCGCCATCCTATCCTGCTTCTGCCCCATGTGGCCAGTCAACATTGTGGCCTTTGCTTATGCCATCATG TCTCGGAACAGTCTGCAGCAGGGTGATGTGGATGGAGCTCATCGCTTGGGACGGGTGGCCAAGCTATTGAGTATCGTAGCATTGGTGGGCGGGATCCTCATCATCATTGCCTCCTGTGTCATCAACTTTGGATGTGAGTATGAACTTGAGTTGGTTGGGGAGTGGAGATGGGGATGGAGAAGAAGGTTGGGTGAGTGGTGGGTGATTATGGTAGAACCCAGAAGTTTTTAG